The sequence below is a genomic window from Theobroma cacao cultivar B97-61/B2 chromosome 6, Criollo_cocoa_genome_V2, whole genome shotgun sequence.
TAGGATGGAGCTGGGCCAATGGGACTACGATGGCTTTCTGTTTCTGATACAGTATCTTCTTGTGTCGGGTACTGAAACAGAGTTGGATATGACAATTCTGGGACTGGGAATGGCTCAGCATGATCCGCCGTATGAATGGCATCTTGGGTCAGCTCTGCTTGCAGCCATGATGGCAACGGTGGCGCTGATGGCTGCGTTGAGGCGCACGAGTAACAGCAATGACAATGGGAGGAATCAGGATATGACGGCTCAAGGCCGAg
It includes:
- the LOC18595207 gene encoding uncharacterized protein LOC18595207 — protein: MKMSKALKKLKFWSRKTRKRKSLGLEPSYPDSSHCHCCYSCASTQPSAPPLPSWLQAELTQDAIHTADHAEPFPVPELSYPTLFQYPTQEDTVSETESHRSPIGPAPSYQQYLVPNPVYGLPVVQQAGRRERSAGFLGCVIDFGVDLIRCFCPCFRIREEVCRQL